The Bacillus carboniphilus genome contains a region encoding:
- a CDS encoding transposase has protein sequence MILYQTQQRMTIVIMWKRIDKELSEFRTCFTRQATYEWFVVMIIGLMLRSDQVGLTSIIRELSISPKSYPAMMHFFRSQAWKLEDLIQTWTKLVYRKAPIYKKDGITILVGDGVKQSKEARKMPGVKRLHQESENSSKAEFIFGHMFGGIGVLIGDPSKKLFCLPLSIRLHDGVNMIRNWRKKQNNYECEGSHIVQIINDAFQAAKCMGESLVLLDGYYLSIFALMKRAELLEKSETMLHLLTKAKKSCRAYTKPGEYKGKVVLVKRRDHQTSRPLYIKEE, from the coding sequence TTGATATTGTATCAAACTCAACAGCGAATGACCATAGTGATTATGTGGAAAAGAATAGATAAAGAACTTTCAGAATTTAGGACCTGTTTTACACGACAAGCTACCTATGAATGGTTTGTCGTCATGATTATTGGATTGATGTTACGTTCCGATCAAGTAGGATTAACCTCCATCATTCGTGAGCTTTCGATCTCACCCAAGTCCTATCCTGCTATGATGCATTTTTTTAGGTCCCAAGCTTGGAAGTTAGAGGATCTTATTCAAACATGGACGAAGCTTGTTTATCGTAAGGCACCCATCTATAAGAAAGACGGCATCACCATCTTGGTAGGAGATGGCGTGAAGCAATCGAAAGAAGCACGAAAAATGCCTGGTGTGAAGAGGTTACATCAAGAATCAGAAAATTCCTCAAAAGCCGAGTTTATCTTTGGGCACATGTTTGGTGGGATAGGTGTTCTCATTGGCGATCCTTCTAAGAAACTATTTTGTCTTCCTCTTTCGATCAGGCTCCATGACGGTGTCAACATGATTCGAAATTGGAGAAAAAAACAGAACAATTATGAATGTGAAGGTTCTCACATTGTTCAAATCATAAACGATGCGTTTCAAGCAGCTAAATGTATGGGAGAATCGCTCGTACTGCTTGATGGCTACTATTTATCCATTTTTGCTCTTATGAAACGGGCAGAACTGTTAGAGAAATCAGAAACGATGCTTCACCTTTTGACTAAAGCCAAGAAGTCTTGTAGGGCTTATACAAAGCCCGGTGAATATAAAGGAAAGGTCGTCCTCGTAAAAAGGAGAGACCATCAAACTTCAAGACCTCTTTACATCAAGGAAGAGTGA